The Acidimicrobiales bacterium sequence CTGTTCGTGCTCGGCACCATCCTCTACCGCCTGGGCCGGGACCTCACCGACGGCACCCTCCAGGCGGTGACGGCCGCGCTCGACGGCCTGCTGCTCGTGTTCATCCTGCTGGAGCTGCTGGCCGCCGTGCGGGCCACGATGACCGAGCGCCGGCTCGTCGCCGAGCCGTTCCTGATCGTCGGCATCATCGCCTCCATCAAAGAGATCGTGGTCACCGCGCTCGACGCCAAGGAGGAGCGGGGCGAGGGCGGCGCGGCGTTCGCCGACGCCATCACCGAGATCGGCGTGCTCGGGGCCGTCGTGCTCGTCCTCGCCGTCGCCACCCTCCTCGTGCGCCGCAAGGAGCGGGAGCCGGCCGAGGAGGCCGACTAGTAGGCCGACGAGGCCGGCGAGACGGCGCCGGCCGGCACGTCCTGGGGCACCCGGCGGTTCTCGGCGTCGGGCACGGTGCCCGGCAGCCAGCGGACCTCGATGGCGGCGGCCACGAAGGCGACCACCGCGCCGACCAGCAGGGCCGTGCCCATGCCGTTCGTGAAGGCGACCCTCGCCGCGTCGGCCAGCGCGCCGCCGGCCGCCCCGCCGATCCCGTCGGCCACCTGGAGGGCGGTGCCGAGCGACGCCGTCGCGGCGTCGGCCGCCGGACCGGGCAGCGACGCGGTCGCGTCGGCGAGCGACGACTGGTACGACGACGCCACCAGGCTGCCGAGGACGGCGACCCCGAGCGCACCGCCGAGCTCCCTCGTCGTGTCGTTCACGGCCGAGCCGACACCCGCCTTGGCGAGGGGCAGCGAGCCCATGATCGACGCCGTGGACGGCGCCATCGTGTTCGCCATGCCGATCGCCATCACGACCAGCGCCAGCAGGATCCACGGGTAGCCGGTGTCGACCTCGACCCTCGACATCAGCAGCTGGCCGATCCCGAGGACGGCGAGGCCGCCGGCCACCACCCGCTTCGGCCCCAGGTGCTCGACCCAGCGGGCCGACAGCGGGGCGCCGACCATCATCGTCAGCGCCATCGGCAGGGTCCGGAAGCCGGCCTCGAGGGCGGTGTAGCCCTTCACCAGCTGGAGGTACTGGGTCAGCAGGAAGAACATGCCGAACATGGCGAAGAACACGAGCGTGATGGCCGCGCTGGCCGCGCTGAACCGCGGGTTGCGGAAGAAGCCGAGGTCGAGCATGGGCTCGTCGGTGTGGAGCTCCCAGGCCCCGAACGCCGCCAGGGCGAGGACGGCGACCACGAACGCGGTCAGGGTGACGGGGTCGGACCAGCCGTAGGTCGGCGCCTCGATGATCCCGTAGAGCAGGGCGGTGAGGCCGACGATCGAGAGGCCGGCGCCGATCGGGTCGAGGGCGGCCTTGCGGGGGTCGCGGGAGGTCGGGACGAGGCGGTGCCCGGCCACCAGCGCCAGCACCACGATCGGCACGTTCACGAGGAACACCGAGCCCCACGAGAAGTGCTCGAGCAGCCAGCCGCTCGCGATCGGGCCGATCGCCGCGCCGGCGCCGGCCAGGCCGGCCCAGATGCCGATGGCCCTGGCCCGCTCCCTGGGCGGGAAGACGTTCGTGAGGATCGACAGGGTGGCCGGCATGACGAGGGCGGCGCCCGCGCCCATCACGGCGCGGGTGGCGACCAGCTGGTCGGCCGACGTGGCCAGGGCGGACACGGCCGAGGCGGCGCCGAAGATC is a genomic window containing:
- a CDS encoding phosphate-starvation-inducible PsiE family protein, which encodes MGRPLRETEDQRRQPLAHRADRALHAAENLVYGLAGAVLVLGALFVLGTILYRLGRDLTDGTLQAVTAALDGLLLVFILLELLAAVRATMTERRLVAEPFLIVGIIASIKEIVVTALDAKEERGEGGAAFADAITEIGVLGAVVLVLAVATLLVRRKEREPAEEAD
- a CDS encoding MFS transporter, whose product is MTEPDPRRWWTLGVLCLSLVMVILGNTVLNVALPTLVRELGATSTQLQWMVDSYSLVFAGLLMTGGALGDRFGRKGALTIGLVIFGAASAVSALATSADQLVATRAVMGAGAALVMPATLSILTNVFPPRERARAIGIWAGLAGAGAAIGPIASGWLLEHFSWGSVFLVNVPIVVLALVAGHRLVPTSRDPRKAALDPIGAGLSIVGLTALLYGIIEAPTYGWSDPVTLTAFVVAVLALAAFGAWELHTDEPMLDLGFFRNPRFSAASAAITLVFFAMFGMFFLLTQYLQLVKGYTALEAGFRTLPMALTMMVGAPLSARWVEHLGPKRVVAGGLAVLGIGQLLMSRVEVDTGYPWILLALVVMAIGMANTMAPSTASIMGSLPLAKAGVGSAVNDTTRELGGALGVAVLGSLVASSYQSSLADATASLPGPAADAATASLGTALQVADGIGGAAGGALADAARVAFTNGMGTALLVGAVVAFVAAAIEVRWLPGTVPDAENRRVPQDVPAGAVSPASSAY